The Euphorbia lathyris chromosome 3, ddEupLath1.1, whole genome shotgun sequence genome contains a region encoding:
- the LOC136224723 gene encoding RHOMBOID-like protein 5, with the protein MGKRPPYSDIESGAYRKCPPPPPPPPPPSTERYRSWLVPLIFAVNITMFVYTMYVNDCPAKTGPDRCLFYDYLGRYSFQPLTENPVLGPSITTLHNLGALDPIAIVNEGETWRFFSCVWLHAGVAHLFANMTSLLFIGIRLEEEFGFLRIGALYLISGFGGSLMSSLNTKPNISVGASGALLGLLGCMLSELLINWTIYVNKCAAISSLLLIIALNLALGLVPRVDNSAHMGGFFSGFLLGFILLMRPQYGYVSRNKVPAGYYVKRKPKHKCYQYILFIAALIVLITWYIWGLITLFSGHRFPNPTGRTS; encoded by the exons ATGGGCAAGAGGCCGCCATATTCAGATATTGAATCGGGGGCCTACCGCAAATGTCCACCGCCACCGCCTCCACCACCACCCCCATCGACGGAGAGATATCGCTCGTGGCTAGTGCCTCTCATATTCGCCGTGAATATAACCATGTTTGTTTACACTATGTATGTCAATGATTGTCCTGCAAAAACAGGACCAGATAGATGTCTTTTCTATGATTATTTAGGCAGATATTCCTTCCAACCACTCACCGAAAATCCAGTTCTTGGGCCCTCCATTACTAC GCTGCATAATTTAGGAGCACTTGATCCAATAGCAATAGTGAATGAAGGTGAAACATGGCGATTCTTTTCTTGCGTGTGGCTTCATGCTGGAGTTGCCCATCTTTTTGCAAACATGACCAGTCTTCTGTTTATAGGAATCCGCCTCGAGGAAGAATTTGGATTCT TGAGAATAGGAGCATTGTATCTGATATCTGGATTTGGGGGAAGCTTGATGTCTTCTTTGAATACAAAGCCAAATATATCAGTCGGAGCATCCGGTGCACTTCTCGGACTTCTCGGATGCATGCTTTCCGAGCTCTTAATCAACTGGACAATCTATGTAAATAAG TGTGCAGCGATTTCCAGCCTGCTCTTGATCATTGCGCTTAATCTGGCACTCGGTCTCGTCCCTCGTGTTGATAATTCAGCTCATATGGGAGGGTTTTTCTCAGGATTTCTTCTTGGTTTCATCCTTCTAATGCGTCCTCAATACGGATATGTAAGCCGCAATAAAGTACCTGCAGGATATTATGTCAAAAGGAAACCTAAGCACAAGTGCTATCAATATATACTGTTTATTGCAGCATTGATTGTTCTAATTACCTG GTATATATGGGGTTTGATCACCTTATTCAGTGGCCATAGATTTCCTAACCCTACTGGACGCACTAGCTAG
- the LOC136224595 gene encoding aspartic proteinase CDR1-like, giving the protein MASISNLHLSLFITSILATLLAVQANINGALSIKATLIHRDSPISPLYNPQITYFNRLQKSFRRSISRANTLTKPNSFSNKVFQSDIIAGGGEYFIRIFIGTPQLEVLAIADTGSDLIWIQCQPCDLCYKQKSPIFDPRQSSSYTGVLCGTTYCNKLDSEARSCAAQGYDKSCGYSYSYGDHSFTNGHLATETFGIGSNSSNSSIPQPIAFGCGTRNGGSFDDSGSGIIGLGGGSMSLISQLSSQIGGKFSYCLVPTLGESNSSSSTSKITFGADEVPISSWDTKVSTPLVSKQPETFYFLTLEAISVGNKRLSYSKSLINGNNEEGNIIIDSGTTLTFLDSEFFNQLESVIDESVKAERVSDPNGIFSICYRQLHIEFPIITAHFTNADVELQHFNTFAQVANDLICFTIVPSNDISIFGNLAQIDFLVGYDLHKSTVSFIPTDCTKL; this is encoded by the coding sequence ATGGCTTCCATTTCCAATCTTCATCTTTCTCTCTTCATTACTTCAATCCTAGCCACTCTTTTGGCAGTGCAAGCCAACATCAATGGTGCTTTAAGTATCAAAGCAACTCTCATTCACCGTGATTCCCCCATTTCTCCACTTTACAACCCTCAAATTACATACTTCAATCGCTTGCAAAAATCCTTCCGTCGTTCCATATCACGTGCCAACACTCTCACCAAACCAAATTCATTCTCTAACAAAGTATTTCAATCTGATATTATCGCTGGAGGAGGTGAATATTTCATCAGGATTTTCATTGGAACTCCACAACTTGAAGTCTTAGCAATTGCTGATACAGGCAGTGATCTCATTTGGATTCAATGCCAGCCCTGTGACCTCTGTTACAAGCAGAAATCCCCAATCTTCGATCCCCGCCAATCTTCAAGCTACACTGGTGTGTTATGCGGTACTACATATTGCAATAAACTGGATAGTGAAGCTCGTTCTTGTGCTGCTCAAGGCTACGACAAGAGCTGCGGATACAGCTACTCGTATGGAGATCATTCCTTTACAAACGGACATCTTGCCACTGAAACATTCGGCATCGgttccaattcaagcaatagtAGTATTCCTCAGCCAATTGCTTTCGGCTGTGGAACCCGAAATGGTGGTTCTTTTGATGATTCAGGTTCTGGTATAATTGGCCTTGGAGGTGGCTCCATGTCTCTTATTTCTCAGTTGAGTTCTCAAATCGGAGGCAAGTTTTCCTACTGTTTAGTACCCACATTAGGCGAATCCAATTCGAGTTCGAGTACAAGTAAGATAACATTTGGTGCAGATGAGGTTCCTATTTCAAGCTGGGATACTAAGGTTTCAACTCCTCTTGTTTCCAAACAACCTGAAACCTTTTATTTCCTGACACTAGAAGCAATAAGTGTTGGAAATAAGAGATTGAGTTACAGTAAGTCATTGATTAATGGAAATAATGAAGAGGGTAACATCATAATTGATTCAGGGACAACATTAACGTTTCTGGATTCAGAATTCTTCAACCAATTGGAATCGGTAATAGATGAATCTGTTAAAGCAGAACGTGTTAGTGACCCCAATGGAATATTCAGCATTTGTTACAGACAGCTTCATATTGAGTTTCCTATAATTACTGCTCATTTCACTAATGCTGATGTGGAGTTACAGCATTTCAACACATTTGCCCAAGTAGCTAATGACTTGATCTGC
- the LOC136224724 gene encoding DCC family protein At1g52590, chloroplastic codes for MALLTPGPGGCVRLPTPLVTRRMAAFATLSPPPRNYVDTPTLQTVEATNSFFDRDSRPIMLFDGVCNLCNGGVRFVRDNDRNRRIRYEALQSEAGQKLLQRSGRAPDDISSVVLVEKERSHIKSDAVLKIMEYINLPFPQLAFFLQFIPLFIRDFAYDNVANNRYTIFGRSESCEVYYD; via the exons ATGGCGCTTCTTACTCCAGGGCCAGGCGGATGTGTGCGATTACCGACTCCCCTAGTTACACGCAGAATGGCTGCGTTCGCTACTCTATCTCCTCCTCCGAGAAATTATGTGGACACTCCTACACTCCAAACCGTCGAGGCAACTAATAGCTTTTTCGATAGAGATTCCAGGCCCATCATGCTGTTCGATG GTGTTTGCAACCTCTGCAATGGAGGAGTAAGGTTTGTACGCGACAATGATCGTAATAG GAGAATAAGATATGAAGCTCTCCAGAGTGAGGCGGGTCAAAAGCTGCTCCAGAGGTCGGGGAGAGCTCCTGATGATATATCAAGCGTGGTGCTTGTCGAAAAGGAAAG ATCACATATCAAGTCGGATGCTGTGTTGAAGATAATGGAATACATTAATTTGCCTTTTCCCCAGCTCGCATTTTTCCTGCAATTCATACCTCT GTTCATAAGGGATTTTGCTTATGACAATGTTGCCAACAACCGTTATACAATTTTTGGTCGTTCAGAATCATGTGAGGTTTATTATGATTGA